The stretch of DNA TTGACGTTCACAAGAGGATTtttcataaagaaataaagattgTTAGAATTACTTTATACATgagtttaaatgatttattctAACAGTTTTCTTATGTGAGGTTAATATAACTCAATTTCCAAAAGTACTCGATTTATGGTCAAAAAAGTGATCATGTAACTTAACGTTCCCATGCATACCTTATAACAGCTGCCCTAATACTGTAAAAAGTGGAACTGTTGGAAAACTTAGATGGGAAGATAAACACTATTATGGACAATATTCGGCTTGTTTAAATCCAGACACTACAATTGTCTTGATGCTTCTAACTTAAATTAGAGGCTAAATCTATCATTAATCCACATGGCCACATTATAATCCATATTATAACACGACGGGTCGTCTTCAACGGTGTTACAGTTTTCTGCTCTCAATTGATTTTAGAAGTATTCTGCACAGCTGTAGGACACCGACCATTTGGATTAGGTTAATTGGATTCAGCCCTACTTCTACGTTTAAGGAGTTTGATCAGGGGAAAGTGACGCAGCTGAGAACGCTGATGTCGCCAATTATCCAATTAGGACCTTTGGAAGGTTATAAGACAGGCACACATTAGCGGCCGCCGCTCCATTAGGATCAGGTAAATAGAAGGTTCAGATTGGAAGAACATGGATGGTGTTCGCTGTGCTAGAACTCTGCAGCTGTTCAACTGCACTCACGCAAACTGCGGAGCCACTTTCACCAGGCAGTGGAGGCTGAAGGAACATGAGACTGTCCACACCGGAGCGGTGAGAGAGAGCGTGCAACAAGTCCTCTGCCACCTACTGACATTAATTCTGACATTTAACTGTTCACAGCGGCCATGTCAGTGCGCGGTTGCTGGCTGTGGGCGTCGATTCTCACGGAAGTCTCACCTGAGCCGCCACATGCTTCAGCATCGAGGAGTCAAACAGTTCAAGTGAGTCAGGGGCCAGTTcgtactgcccccccccaggccaCTCACTGATTGAGATGTTCTTTCTGTAGGTGCAAGGTCCCGGCCTGTAATCTAAGTTTCTTCAACGCAGGGAAACTGAAAAGGCATGTGCGCTATCGCCACGAAGACAAGAACAAGTACTTCAAGGTATGTCAATGCCCGCTGgcgtccactaggtggcgccagGCGCCGCGCCACGACGGCACATGTCAACGTGTTCGATGTTTAAGGTCATTTTAAGCACACTAATGTTTCCCATGCCCACAGTGCAACCAGCCGAATTGCTCACTGACCTTCAGAAAACgcaaaatgtttaaagagcaccTAAAAGAGCATAACGATTCTGCCAATTTCAAGTATGTCGAGTCAAATCAAGTCAAACTGTAAATGTGTGAACATAAGATCAGACCAACAAAGCGAAGATTTTGTAGGCTAAATGGGAATGATTTGAAGTAGACTTTCCTCTTGCTTTAGGTGTACTAATGATGGATGTGGTGCCACGTTCAGCTCCCATGCTGCCCGTAAAGCCCACGAGAAGAAGCACGCAGGTTGGTCTATTTCAGTCTCCGCAGGGGTCCTGAATCTTCCATCTGTAACTCCTTGATTAAAACAGGACTGCGGCTATATTTGCATGTAACCTTTTCTCATTCATGGAAACAGTTTCGGGATAAATGATGTCTGTGCTGTGTGGGTTCTCGAAGGGACGCAGAATCGTCCGAGTGaccttttcctctcattttccctGCGTATGGTTCTGTCCATGCAGGTTACCGGTGCCCTCATGCTGACTGCCCGGTTCTTGCATACACCTGGGGGAAGCTTCAGAAGCATGTGGCCAAACATCCAGGTAGGTGTGCTGCGGTCAGCGTGAAAACACACCTGTCTGAAtgggttctcctcctctgcagccaggTTTACGTGTCAGGTGTGTAAGAAGGTGTTCAAGAAGGTGGATCTGCTGCGAAGGCACAAGCGGATTCATGCTTCCCACAAGCCTGTGCTGGTTTGCCCCAGGGAAGACTGTCAGGCCTACTTTTCCACAACATTTAACCTGCAGCACCACATCCGCAAGGTGCACCTCAATCTTCTCAAATTTAAGTGTCCCTTCCCTGACTGTCCACGCATGTTTGCCATGCGGGTGAGTAAAAGGTCTATTTCAGGTCCCCAAAGAGGATTCTAGATTCCCAAGAGCATTTTTTATTGCCATAGTCTGAAATTGTCCTGGTTTTTGCACAACAGGAGAGCATGAGCAGACATCTGCTTCATCATGACGCCGATGCCGGCCTTCAGAAGGTTTGTCCCACAGTGCAGCTGTGAACACcatgtttgtcttttttgtatCTTTAAAAGGTACAAAAAGGGCTGTTTGTAGCCAAAGTGATGGATGACTTCACATCTACTGTTTGTTATTCTAATGGCTCCTCCGCGTTGACAGAAACGCCATCGGCCGAAGAAGACTTGGCAGAAGCGTTTGGATGGACACCATCTTCCTCTTGTGGAAGAAGACTTGCGTCGCCTCTTCGCACTGCGCATGCGAGTGTCACGACGCGCCAAAGTGGAGACCAACCTGTCGGGTCTCTTCAACGAGCGGAAGATCCCTCGTTACGTTGACCCCGAGGTCAACCTGCGCAACCTGTTTGCCTTGAAA from Takifugu flavidus isolate HTHZ2018 chromosome 18, ASM371156v2, whole genome shotgun sequence encodes:
- the 42sp43 gene encoding P43 5S RNA-binding protein-like isoform X1, with amino-acid sequence MDGVRCARTLQLFNCTHANCGATFTRQWRLKEHETVHTGARPCQCAVAGCGRRFSRKSHLSRHMLQHRGVKQFKCKVPACNLSFFNAGKLKRHVRYRHEDKNKYFKCNQPNCSLTFRKRKMFKEHLKEHNDSANFKCTNDGCGATFSSHAARKAHEKKHAGYRCPHADCPVLAYTWGKLQKHVAKHPARFTCQVCKKVFKKVDLLRRHKRIHASHKPVLVCPREDCQAYFSTTFNLQHHIRKVHLNLLKFKCPFPDCPRMFAMRESMSRHLLHHDADAGLQKKRHRPKKTWQKRLDGHHLPLVEEDLRRLFALRMRVSRRAKVETNLSGLFNERKIPRYVDPEVNLRNLFALKKPQIEKPVA
- the 42sp43 gene encoding P43 5S RNA-binding protein-like isoform X2, with amino-acid sequence MDGVRCARTLQLFNCTHANCGATFTRQWRLKEHETVHTGARPCQCAVAGCGRRFSRKSHLSRHMLQHRGVKQFKCKVPACNLSFFNAGKLKRHVRYRHEDKNKYFKCNQPNCSLTFRKRKMFKEHLKEHNDSANFKCTNDGCGATFSSHAARKAHEKKHAGYRCPHADCPVLAYTWGKLQKHVAKHPARFTCQVCKKVFKKVDLLRRHKRIHASHKPVLVCPREDCQAYFSTTFNLQHHIRKESMSRHLLHHDADAGLQKKRHRPKKTWQKRLDGHHLPLVEEDLRRLFALRMRVSRRAKVETNLSGLFNERKIPRYVDPEVNLRNLFALKKPQIEKPVA